The following are encoded in a window of Urocitellus parryii isolate mUroPar1 chromosome 7, mUroPar1.hap1, whole genome shotgun sequence genomic DNA:
- the Mien1 gene encoding migration and invasion enhancer 1 translates to MSGDSGQVSVAPPPGEVEPGSGVRIVVEYCEPCGFEATYLELASAVKEEYPGIEIESRLGGTGAFEIEINGQLVFSKLENGGFPYEKDLIEAIRRASNGEPLEKITNSRPPCIIL, encoded by the exons ATGAGCGGGGATTCGGGGCAAGTGTCCGTAGCGCCCCCTCCTGGGGAGGTCGAACCGGGCAGTGGGGTCCGCATCGTGGTGGAATACTG TGAACCCTGCGGCTTCGAAGCGACGTACCTCGAGCTGGCGAGTGCTGTGAAGGAAGAGTATCCGGGCATTGAGATTGAGTCGCGATTGGGGGGGACAG GAGCCTTTGAGATTGAGATCAATGGACAGCTGGTGTTCTCCAAGCTGGAGAATGGGGGCTTTCCTTATGAGAAAGAT CTCATTGAGGCCATCCGAAGAGCCAGTAATGGAGAACCCTTAGAAAAGATCACCAACAGCCGTCCTCCATGCATCATCCTGTGA